Part of the Actinomycetota bacterium genome is shown below.
CCCCGAACGTCCTGCTCGACCGCGAACGGTGCGTGCTGTGTGCCCGGTGCACCCGCTTCGCGCGGCAGATCTCCGGTCGGCCCTTCCTGGAGCTGTTCGAGCGCAGCGCGTTGGAGCAGGTCGCCATCTACGAGGACGAGCCGTACTTCGACTACTTCTCGGGCAACATCATCCAGATCTGCCCGGTCGGTGCGCTGACCTCGGCCTCCTACCGCTTCCGTGCTCGGCCGTTCGATCTCGAGTCCCGACCGAGCGTCTGCAACCTGTGCTCGGCCGGGTGCAACATGAACGTGCACACTCGCCGAGGCGGCATCATGCGGGTCCTGGCCCGCGACAACCCGGCGGTCAACGAGGCGTGGAACTGCGACAAGGGCCGCTTCGCGTTCAAGTACCTCGAGCACGAGCAGCGGATCGACCAGCCGATGCTGCGCAGAGGGGGCGACCTCGTCCCGGTGGGGTGGATGGAGGCGCTCCAGACCGCCGCGGACAGGCTGCGCAGCGCCGACAGCGTGGCGGTCCTCACCGGCGGGCACCTGCCGGACGAGGACGCCTACGTGCTCAGCCGGTTCGCCCGGAGCGTGCTCCGCACGGACGACGTGGACTTCCGGACCCGCGCCGCCGGTCCGGACGAGGACGAGGCCCTGGCCATCGTCCCGACCCGGCGAGGCGTCACGTACGGCGATGTGGAAGCGGCACCGGTCACGGTGCTGGTCGACCTCGACCCGGAGGAGGAGGTCCCGATCCTGTTCCTCCGCCTGCGCAAGGCGTGGCGCGACAACCAGGCGAAGCTCGTCTCGATCGGACCCCGGTCCGGCTCGATCTCCAAGATCCTGTGGCGCCGGCTGCCCACTGCGCCCGGGGACGAGGCTGCCCTGCTCAGCGCCTTGGCTGATGGAGGCGGTGACCTCGACGGGGCCGCGGCCGACGTCAGGGAGGCTCTCGAAGCGGCCGGCGACGCGGCCGTCATCCTGGTCGGTGAGCGCGGAGGCGCTGCGGGTGGTGCGCTGGCGGCTGCCGGGCGCCTGGCGGAGTCGATCGGTGCCAAGCTGGCTTGGGTGCCGCGTCGCAACAACGCCCGCGGGGCGCTCGAGGCGGGACTGGTACCGGGCACCCTGCCCGGGGGGCGCCGACTCGAGCACGACGACGAACGCGCCGAGGTGGAAGCGATCTGGGGCGACATCCCGACCACGCGTGGACGCGGCACCACCGCGATCCTCGAAGCCGCTGCGCGCGGCGACATCGACGTGCTGTACCTGGTCGGGGTCGACCCGGCCCGCGACTTCGACCGTCCCCGGCTGGCCAGGTCCGCCCTCGAGCGGGTCCGGACGGTCATCCTGCAGGACCTGATGCACCACGACACGGCCCGGTACGCCGACATCGTGCTGGCTGCCGCGGCGGCCTACGAACGCGACGCCACGTTCACCAACTGGGAGGGTCGGCGTCAGCGGTCGAAGCGGGGCGTGAGCCAGCCCAACCTGGCGCACGAGGACTGGGAGATCCTAGGCCAGCTGGCGTTCCTCCTCGGTCACGACCTCGGTCACGGCCACCTCGACGACGTCCGCAGCGAGATGGCCCGCCTCCCCGCCACGTCTGGCCGGTCGTGGCCCGTCGGCGGAGCCGGCCCCGACCAGTTGGGCGCTGCTGACGCCCGCGACGCCGACGGACGGCTGCAGCTGCTTACGTACCCGCTCCTGCTCGACCGGGGCGCCATGACCGCTGGGGCGGACAACATGCTCAAGACCGGCAAGCCGCCGTTCGCGGCGGTGAACTCCGCGGACGCGGAGCGGCTGGGGATCACCCCGGGGCAGGCGGTGACGGTGAGCTCCGAGCACGGCCAGCTGACGCTCACGGCCGAGGTCGAGGACGACGTGGTCGCAGGGGTCGTGTACGTGCCGACCAACTCGACCGACGCGCCGGCCACGACCCTGGCCAGCGACACCGGCGGACCGACGTGGGTCACGGTCGAGGTGGCCCAGCGTGCGCCGGCCCAAGCGGCCGGAGGGCGGCGGCGATGAGCCTGCTCGCCCAGAGCGTCCCGTCGTTCACCGTGGAGGAGGCCGGACTGCCCCTGTGGGTACACCTGCTCCGCGTCCTGGTCCTGGTCGGCTTCCTGCTCCCCGCCACCGCCCTGTTGATCTGGGCCGAGCGACGCACCCTGGCCCGGATGCAGGCCCGTATCGGGCCCAACCGGGCGGGTCCGGCTGGTCTGCTGCAGTCGCTGGCGGACGGCGTGAAGCTGTTCTTCAAGGAGGACGTCCGCCCCGACATGGTCGACGCGCCCGTCTTCTACCTGGCACCTCTGATCGCACCGATCACCGGGCTGCTCGCCGCGGCGATCGTCCCCTTCGGGCGGCCGGTCACCCTGTTCGGCGAGACGTTCCAACTGCAGGTGTTCGACCCGGACATCGGGGTCCTGTGGTTCCTGGCGATGGGCTCGATCCACGTGTACGGCATCGTGCTCGCCGGATGGTCCAGCGGATCGGCGTACCCGCTGCTGGGCGGCGTGCGCTCGGCGGCGCAGATGATCAGCTACGAGCTCCCCCTGGGGCTGGCCGTCGCCGCCGTCTTCGTCTACAGCGGGACACTGCGGGTCTCGGAGATCGTCGGGCAGCAGACAGGTCCCGGTCTCGTGGCGGGGATCCCGAACTGGTACGTGATCCCGCTCTTCCCGGCGTTCATCCTGTTCCTCACCGCGCTGATCGCCGAGACGTCCCGCCATCCCTTCGACCTCCCCGAGGCGGAGGGTGAGCTCGTCGGCGGGTTCCACACCGAGTACACGGGGATCAAGTTCGCGATGTTCTTCCTCGGGGAGTTCATGAACGTGATCGTCGGGTCGGCGTTGATCGTCACGCTGTTCTTCGGCGGACCGTCCGGTCCGGTCCTCACCGAGACCGCTGCCGGGGTGTGGCCGGTGCTGTGGTTCCTGGTCAAGCTCGCGGTCTTCGTCTTCCTGTTCGTCTGGCTGAGGGCGACCCTGCCGCGGTTCCGCTACGACCGGCTGATGGACGTGGGTTGGCGGTTCATGCTCCCGGTGGGGCTGGTGTGGGTCCTGGCCACGGCGTTCATGGTGATGGTCAACACCGAGCTGGACGCACGACAGCGGACGACCGTGGCGGTCGCCGGGGTCGCCGCTGCGGTGCTCCTGTACATCCTGGCACCGCTGTTCTCCCGCGGCGCGCGCCGCACGGTTCGTCGCCCGATGGACGACCGGCGCGCGTTCGACGAACCCGAGGAGATCCACTCCCGTGAGAGGGTCCCGTGATGACCATCCCCGCCGTGATCTGGACGATCGTTGCGTTCGTCGCCGCGGTCGGCCTGTTCTTCCTGTTCCTGACCCGCACGGCGCTGGGCCGTGGGTTCAAGGTCCCGCTGCGGACGACCTTGCGCAGGCCGGTGACGACCGAGTACCCCGACGAGAAGCGTGAGCCCCAGCCGCGCTTCCACGGCCGCCACCAGCTCAACTACTACGAGGACGGCCTGGAGAAGTGCATCGGTTGCGAGTTGTGCGCCTGGGCGTGCCCGGCGGATGCCATCTTCGTGCAGGGCGCCGACAACACCGCTGCGGCGCGGTACTCGCCGGGGGAGCGGTACGCCTCCGACTACCAGATCAACTACAACCGCTGCATCTTCTGTGGCTTCTGCATCGAGGCGTGCCCGACCCGAGCGCTGACCATGCTCCACGACTACGAGCTGTCCGCCGATACCCGCTACGGCCTGATCTACACCAAGGAGCGCCTCCTGGCACCGCTCCCCGAGGGCGCGACCCGACCGCCGCAACCCGATGCGGACGTGCGCCGCCGCAAGATCAACTACTACGGCGGTCTGGCCGCCACACCCTCGGACCTGGTCGGAGGCGACTACGAGCCGGCTGGTCCCCGACAGATGGTCCGTGCCGGCCGGCGGATGAGCGGCCTGAAGGAGCGCACCTCGACCGCCCCCGTGCACGCCCGCGATGAGATCGCCACCCGCGAGTCCGACCAGCACGCGGTCGCGTTGGGCCGCGACACCGCACACCTGCGCGAAGCCAGCGGCGAGGTCGGGGCGCCGGTGCTCGACGAGGACGACCAGCGCAAGGAGTCCCACGGCGGGGAGGCGCCACAGCCACCGCAGACCCCGCCGCAGGAGCGCTCCGACAAGGACGCCGACGGGGTAGAGAGGGACCAGTGATCGCCCAGCAGGCGGCCGGCGGCGCCACCGCGGAGGTGGTGCTGTTCTGGATCCTGGCCGCCGTGGCGGTCGGTGCGGCGGTCGCGATGATCACGATGCGCAACGTCGTGCACGGGGCGCTGATGCTCGTGCTGAACTTCGTCGCGATCGCCGGGTTGTTCCTCGTGCTCGAGTCGACGTTCCTGGCGATCATCCAGATCATCGTCTACGCCGGCGCGATCATGGTGCTGTTCCTGTTCGTGATCATGCTGCTGGGCGTGGCCCGTGACGACCTGCTGATCGAGCGCCATCCGGCGGTCCGAAGCGGCGCGTGGCTGCTCGGCGCCCTGCTCGTCGCGGGCGCCGGGTTCGTCTTCGTGGGGCCGTTCACCGGCGCGGAGTCGGTCTGCGGGGCCGCGACGAGCGTTGCCCCGACCGCCGGTGTGGTGCGCTGCGAGGGGTTGGCGGACGCCATCCAGGCCAACCCGACCGGGAGCGTCGGCTTCGTCGCGGAGCGACTGTTCACCCGGTACACGTTCGTGTTCGAGTTCGCCGCTCTGCTGCTGCTGCTGGCCATCGTGGCGGCGATGGTGCTGGCTCGACGCCGACCTGCCGGTCGGGCCGACCGTTCACCAGCCGAGGTCGGTGCCGGAGCACCGCTCGTTGACCAGGTCGTGGCTGGCGACACGCTCGTGCCCGGCGCTGCCGCGGCACCCCACGACGCGGGCGGGTCGGCCACGGACGGGGGTGGCTGATGCCGATCGGCTACTACCTGATGCTGGCCGGGATCCTGTTCGGGATCGGGCTGGTCGGTGTCCTGACCCGGCGCAACGCGATCGTGATCTTCATGTGCGTCGAGTTGATGCTCAACGCCGTGAACCTCACGTTGGTGTCCGCCTCGCGCTTGTGGGGCGCGGCTGATGGCCTGGTGACGGCCTTCTTCGTGATCGTGGTCGCCGCCGCGGAGGTCGTGGTCGGCCTGGCCCTGCTGATCAACATCTGGTGGCGACGAGGCACGCTCGACGTGGACGTGCCCCGGCTGCTGCGAGGCTGACCGTGCCAACGACCGCGACCGTCATCGTCCTGGCCGCCGAAGGTGGCGAGGTCGCCTACCGCCTCGACCCCGAGGCCGCCACAGGCGTCGCGAGCCTCGCCTGGTTGATCCCGGCCCTGCCGTTGGCCGGGTTCGTGATCCTGCTGCTCGCGGGTCGCCGGTTGGGGGAGCGGGCCGGCTGGTTGGCGACCGCAGCAGCCGCTGGATCCTTCGTGGTGACGATCGCGGCGTTCCTGCAGCTGCTGGGCGCCCGACCCGATGTTCACGCCGTCGTCGTCGAGCTGTACACCTGGATCGACGTGGGGCAGCTGGAGCTGACCACCGACGTGCTGCTCGACCCGCTCAGCACCGTCATGGCCTTGGTGGTCTCGGGCGTCGGATCGGTCATCCACCTGTACTCGATCGGCTACATGCACGGCGATCGACGCCAACCCCGGTACTTCGCGTACCTGAACCTGTTCCTGTTCTCGATGCTGGTGCTGGTGTTGGCCAGCAACTTCGTGGTGATGTTCGTGGGTTGGGAACTGGTCGGGCTGTGCTCCTACCTGCTGATCGGGTTCTGGTTCGAGGAGATGCCGAACGCGGTGGCGGCCAAGAAAGCCATGGTCGTCAACCGGATCGGTGACGCGTCCTTCGCCGTCGGTCTCTTCCTCATCTTCGCCGAGTTCGGTTCGCTGGCTTTCGCCGACGTCCTGCCCGCGGCGTCCGACGTCCTCGGTGAGGGTGGTGCGGCCACCGCGATCGGGCTGCTGCTCCTCGGCGGTGCGGTCGGCAAGTCCGCACAGATCCCGTTGTACGTCTGGCTGCCGGACGCGATGGCGGGTCCGACCCCGGTGTCGGCACTGATCCACGCCGCCACCATGGTGACGGCCGGCGTCTACATGGTCGCCCGCGCGTCACCGATCTACATCGAGACCGAGACCGCTCTCCTGGCGGTCGCCGTCATCGGCGCCGCCACCGCCCTGTTCGCAGCGGTCGTCGCCGTCCAGCAAGACGACATCAAGGGTGTCCTGGCCTACTCGACCGTCAGCCAGCTCGGCTACATGTTCATCGGCGTCGGTGTCGGCGCGTTCGGCGCGGGCATCTTCCACCTGGTGACCCACGCCTTCTTCAAGGGCCTGCTGTTCCTCGCCGCCGGATCGGTGATGCACGCCCTGGCCAACCGCACCGACATGTGGCGGATGGGAGGTTTGTGGCGGGTGATGCCGATCACCTTCTGGACGAGCGTGGTCGCCGTGCTGGCGATCAGCGGGATCTTCCCGTTCTCCGGGTTCTTCTCGAAGGAGCAGATCCTCGCCGCCGCGTACGAGGAGGGGCACACCGCCATCTGGTTCACGGGCCTGGTCGCCGTGGCGTTCACCGGGTTCTACATGAGCCGCTGGCTGTTCGTGACGTTCCTGGGGCCGCAACGGTGGGCCGGGGATACAGCGGCGCCCCAGCATGACCAGACGGCAGCGGACACGGTCGCCGGCTCGGCGCAGCAGGCGGGGACCCGCCCCACCGAGGACGCTGCCGTGGAGCTGCATCCCCACGAGTCGCCACCGTCCATGACGGTCCCGCTGGTCGTTCTGGGAGCCGCCTCGGCCCTGGGGGGACTGCTCAACCTGTCCCACGGCGGGCCACTCGAACATTGGCTGGAACCGTCGTTCGCTCACCTGCCGGAGGGCGGCGGGGCGACCGAGGCGGCCCTGTCCGAGATGGAGCTGACGGGCCTGTCGCTGCTGGCCGCGTTCGCCGGGATCGGTCTCGCCTACCTGCTGTACCTGCGGCCGTTCCCCGAACGCGACCCGGTACGGGCCAACCTCGGCACGATCGCGCTGGCGATGCGCCGCGCGTTCTGGGTCGATGAACTCTACGACCGGATCTTCGTCCGTGGCGGCGGCGCGTTCTCGCGCTTCCTGGTCTGGTTCGACGTGACGACGATCGACGGTCTGGTCGACGGCACCGCACGGCTGACGGCCGGTGCGGCGGCCCGGGTGCGTACCGTCCAGACCGGCCTGATCCGGGCGTACGCCGCGGGGCTGGTGCTCGGAGCTGTCGCGGTGGTCGCCGCCTTCCTGCTGGGAGGTGCCTGACGTGGGGCTGCTCAGCGCCGTCTTGTGGCTGCCGCTGATCGGTGCGGTGGCGATCGGTCTGCTCCCGTCCGCCGATCCGCGCCGGGTCCGTGCGATCGCGATGACGGCCTCGGTGGCGGCGTTCGCGGCCGCCCTGGTCATGCTCGCCGGGTTCCAGATCGACGAGGCCGGTTTCCAGCTCGAGGAGCAGATCCGCTGGATCCCCCAGTGGGGCATCAGCTACCACCTGGGCGTGGACGGCATCAGCCTGTTCCTGGTGCTGCTCACCACACTGCTCACCCCTCTGATCTTCCTGGAGTCGTGGGAGCACACCGACCGGGCCAAAGGCTACTTCGCCGCGTTCCTGGTCCTCGAGACGTGCGTGCTCGGTGTGTTCCTGGCGCTGGATCTGCTGCTGTTCTACGTGTTCTGGGACCTGATGCTGGTCCCGATGTACCTGATCATCGGGATGTGGGGGTACGAACGGCGCCGCTACGCGAGCATCAAGTTCTTCCTGTACGCCTTCATCGGCGGTCTGCTGATGCTGGTGGGGATCATCGCGGTGTACGCCCAGACCGGCGGCCGCAGCTTCGACTACCTCGTCGTGCGCGACGTTGCCCTGGATCCGGGCGTCCAGGGGTGGCTGTTCGCCGCCTTCTCGATCGCGTTCCTGATCAAGCTGCCGATCTTCCCGGTGCACACATGGCTGCCTGACGCGCACACCGAGGCCCCCACCGGCGGGTCGGTGATGCTGGCAGGCGTGCTGCTGAAGCTCGGCGGGTACGGGCTGCTGCGCTACTCGCTCCCGCTGTTCCCCGATGCGGCGCGGGCGGCGGTCCCCATCCTGCTGGTCCTCGCGCTGGTCGGCATCATCTACGGGGCGCTGGTCGCCCTGATGCAGCGCGATCTCAAGAGGCTGGTCGCGTACTCCTCGGTGAGCCACATGGGTTTCATCGTGCTGGGCATCTTCGCGCTGACCGAGGAGGCTGTGGCCGGCGGCGTCGTGCAGATGTTCAACCACGGCCTGTCCACCGGGGCGCTGTTCTTCCTGGTCGGCATGCTCTACCACCGGCGCCACACCCGACAGATCGCCGCGTTCGGTGGGCTGGCCGCCCGCACCCCCGTCTACGCGGGCCTCTTCCTGGTCGTGGCCCTGTCGTCGTTGGCGATGCCCGGGCTCAACGGCTTCGTCGGCGAGTTCCCCATCCTGCTCGGGACCTTCGCGGTCCACCCCTGGGCCGGGGCGGCCGCTGCCGTGGGCATGATCCTGGCCGCGCTGTACCTGCTGTGGGCCTACCAGCGGGTGTTCCACGGACCCTTGCAGGGCGCCGACAACGAGAACACCCCTGACCTGTCGTCCCGTGAGGTGTGGGTCCTGGCGCCGATCGTCGCGCTGATCGTCGCGGTCGGGGTGTACCCACAGCCGATGTACGACCGCATCGAGCCGGCCGTCCGCGAGCTGGTCGAGCAGGTCGGGGACGGCGCGGTGGAAGCCGCGGATGCTTCAACGCCCCGGCCGGCTGCCGCACCAGCGTCCCAGGAGTAGCCGTGGTCCCCGTCGTCGCCCAGGCCGCTGGCCGCCTCCCCGCCCCGTCGATCGAGTGGTCGGTGGTGGCGCCCGAGCTGCTCCTGGCCGGCGGGGCGCTGGCCCTGCTGATGCTCGCCGTGGCCGACCAAGCTCGCACCGCGGTCGCGGTGATCATGGGCTCGGTCGCCGCTGCGGTCGGCGTGTGGCTGCTGCTGACCGCAGGCACCGTCCCCGGCGTGACGGCGATGGCGGTCGGGGGGGCGGTGATCGCCGCAGCGGTCGGTCTGGGCAGCCGTCCGGCGCTGGTCCAGGCGTGGATCGCCGGTGCCGTCATCGTGGGGGCGCTGGCGCTGACCGGCTGGCAGTGGGTGGCGATCTACGCCGCGGACGGCGGCGGCACGTTCCTGTCGGGCGCGATCGCGCTGGACGGCGTGGCGATCTACACGCGGGTGATCGTCCTGGTCAGCGCCCTGCTCGTCCTGCCGATCGGGTACGGCTACCTGGTCGACCGCGGCATCCAGCGCTTGGAGTTCGAAGCGCTGCTCCTGTTGGCCACCGCCGGGATGACCGTGCTGGGCGCGGCGGCCGACCTGCTCGCGGCGTTCATCGCGTTCGAGCTGCTGTCGGTCGCGCTGTACGTGATGTGCGGCCTGGCGCTGCGCGACCGGCGCTCGCAGGAAGCCTCGATGAAGTACTTCGTCCTGGGTGCGATCACCTCGGCCATCTTGGCGTACGGGATCGCACTGGTGTACACGGCCACCGGTAGCATCGACCTGGGCGTCATCGCTGACGGGATCGGTCTGATCGGGACGCCGATCCCCGTGGCCCTGTTCGGGGCGGCGCTGGTCACCGTCGGCCTGGGGTTCAAGGCGTCGGCGGTGCCGTTCCACCTGTGGACGCCCGACGTCTACCAGGGCGCACCCACCAACGTCACCGCGTTCATGGCCGCGGCGACCAAGGCGGCGGCGTTCGCGATCGTCCTGCGCGTCTTCCTCGTGTCCTTCGCTCGCCTGGAGGCGTCGTGGATCCCCGTCCTGGCCGCTGTGGCAGCGGTCACGATGCTGCTGGGGGCGCTGGCGGCGATCGTGCAGTTGGACGTCAAGCGTGTGCTGGCGTACTCGTCGGTGGCGCACGTCGGTTACGGGCTGATCGGGGTGACCGCCGCCTCCGAGCAGGGCCTGTCCGCCACGCTGTTCTACCTGCTGACCTACGCGGTCAGCGTCATCGGGGCGTTCGGGTGCGTGATCGCGATCGAGCGGCGGCGACGTGGCGAGGTTGCGCTGGTCGACCTGAAGGGGCTCGGGCGGACCACCCCGATCCTGGCTGGGGTGTTCAGCCTGTGCCTGCTGTCGCTGGCCGGGATACCGGCCACGGCCGGGTTCGTCGGGAAGTTCGCGGTGTTCCGCGCCGGTGTCACGTCGGGGCTGGAGTGGCTGGTCGTGATCGGGGTCGTGTCCAGCGTGATCGCCGCCTTCTTCTACCTTCGTCTCATGGCGGCCATGTTCCTCGAGGACCCCGACCCCGACCGCGTTCGCCAACCGGTGCTGAGCACCGGTGTCGCTGCCGGGGTCGCGGGGGCGGCGACCGCGGTGCTGATGCTGGGCATCCAGCCGGAGGCGTTCGTGGCCCTGGCCGACCAAGCTGCGACGATCGCGAGGTGAGACCATGACCGCCGCGCCCCGCGGCCAACTGATCCCGCCTCCCCCCCCGCACGTGGCACGCGGGATCGATGTCGGACCGGTCCTGGCCGACGTCGAACGGCGCCTGCGCGAACACGTGGCGACGTCGGCCCGGTTCGTGGAGGAGGCGGCACGCTACCTGATGGAGGCCGGCGGGAAGCGGTTCCGGCCGATGCTGGTGGCGCTGTGCTCCCACCTGGGCGATCCCTGGTTGGAGGAGGGTCAGGTCTACGACCCGCGCATCGCCGAGGCCGGCGTGGTGGTCGAGCTCGTTCACCTCGCGACCCTGTACCACGACGACGTGATCGACGAGGCCCCCGCGCGGCGTGGGACCCGCTCGGCGAACGTCCGGTGGGACAACACGGTCGCGGTCCTGACCGGCGACTACCTGTTCGCGCGCGCCTCCGAGCTGTCCGCCGACCTGGGCGTGGAGGTGACCCGGATCATGGCGCGGACCATCGCCACGCTCTGCGAGGGCCAGATCAGCGAGGTGCAGGGCTCGCGGGGAGCGCTCCCCCCCGACGTCCCGCCGTTGGATCCCACGCTCGACCACTACCTCGACGTGGTGTCGAAGAAGACGGCCAGCCTGATCGCCACGTCATGCCGGCTGGGAACCCTGCTCAGCGGGTGCGACACACCCCAGGTCGAGGCCGCGACGGCCTACGGATGGAACCTGGGCATGGCGTTCCAGCTCTCCGACGACATCCTCGACGTGGCCAGCAGTCCCGAGCAGTCGGGGAAGACCCCCGGGACCGACCTACGCGAGGGTGTGCGCACCCTGCCTGTGCTGTACGCGCTCGAGGACGAGCCCGACGGCGAGCTCGCCGCGCTGCTGGACACAGACATCCTCACCGACGACGCTGTCACCCGGGCGCTGCGTCTCCTGCGATCCAGCCCCGCCCTCCACCGCGCCCATGATCTGGCCGCCGCGTACGCCGCGGCGGCCAAGGACGTGCTGGTGTCCTTCCCGCCCAGCGCCGCGACGACCGCGCTGGGCCAGCTGGCCGACTTCACGGTGGTGCGCACGGGCTGAACGGCCACCGCGTTGTCTGGTGACGCCGTTGGGAGGCCTCCGGGCCCGCTGATACAGTTGCGGCCCCCCGGATGCCGTCCCCCGCGGTGACAGGCGCGTGTCCGTCGGGGCTCCGCAGGTTCCCGATGGAGAGACCGGTGAGCTTCTACAGCCAGTACGTGACGTTCGCGGTCCTCGCCCTGGCCGGTGTTGGGCTGTACGCGGGCATCGTGACTCTCAACCGGCTGATGCGACCGGACATGCCCAGCCCCGGCAAGCTCTCGACCTACGAGTGCGGGGTCGACCCGGCCGGCTCCGGGTGGACCCAGATGAACATCCGCTACTACGTCTTCGCGTTCCTGTTCGTGGTGTTCGACGTGGAGAGCGTCTTCATATTCCCCTGGGCGGTGATCCTCGGCGGA
Proteins encoded:
- a CDS encoding polyprenyl synthetase family protein, coding for MTAAPRGQLIPPPPPHVARGIDVGPVLADVERRLREHVATSARFVEEAARYLMEAGGKRFRPMLVALCSHLGDPWLEEGQVYDPRIAEAGVVVELVHLATLYHDDVIDEAPARRGTRSANVRWDNTVAVLTGDYLFARASELSADLGVEVTRIMARTIATLCEGQISEVQGSRGALPPDVPPLDPTLDHYLDVVSKKTASLIATSCRLGTLLSGCDTPQVEAATAYGWNLGMAFQLSDDILDVASSPEQSGKTPGTDLREGVRTLPVLYALEDEPDGELAALLDTDILTDDAVTRALRLLRSSPALHRAHDLAAAYAAAAKDVLVSFPPSAATTALGQLADFTVVRTG
- a CDS encoding NADH-quinone oxidoreductase subunit A, with the protein product MSFYSQYVTFAVLALAGVGLYAGIVTLNRLMRPDMPSPGKLSTYECGVDPAGSGWTQMNIRYYVFAFLFVVFDVESVFIFPWAVILGGLEAGGPVSATFALLEMFVFIGVLALGLLYAWRKGVLKWD